The sequence GACAATGGTGAGCGAGTGTCCGACTCATACACGTACAGCAACGAGGAGCAAGTCATGGCGGGCAGCAGCCACGGTCACACCCCGGCCGCCTGGACCGGTGTCATCATCGCCATCATCGGTTTCTGCGTCTCCGGTGCCTTCATGGTCATGGCCAGCCCGCTGGGCTTCTGGGCCGGCATGGTCATCGTCGCCCTCGGTGGCGTGGTCGGCATGGCGATGCGCGCGGCGGGCCTCGGCCAGGCGAAGCGCACCCACCCCACCCACCAGGTGGCGTCGGCCGAGAGCTGACCCCGGCACCGCACCACGCGTCACGGCATCACACGAGGCGGGTCCGGCTCTTCGAGCGTCGGAGCCGCCTCCCGCCGTGTGCGGCAGACACCCCGGCGCGGCAGAATGCGACGGGTGAACGCCGAATCCCAGAGGATGACGCCCGCTCCCGGATCCGCGACCGCTCTACGACGGCTCGCCGTGCCCGGCGGGATCCTCGTGGCCGTCGCCGCGGCCTTCGCGTACGTGGGAACCGTCGACCCGAACGAACCGGGCCACTACCCCGCCTGCCCGCTGCTCCGGTACGCGGGCGTCTACTGCCCCGGCTGCGGAGGACTGCGCAGCGCCTACGCCGTCGTGCACGGGGACCTCGGTACGGCCCTGGGAGCCAACGCGGTCGCCGTGATCGGCTATCTGGTCTTCGCCGTGCTGTGGACCGTCTGGGTGGTCCGCACGATCCGGGGCCGGCCCACCCGGGTCGATCCCGGGACCCCGCTGCTGTGGACGCTGGGCGCGTTGTTGCTGGTCTTCACCGTTGTCCGGAACCTGCCGTTCGGTGGCTGGCTCCACCCTTGATCAACCGGTGAACGTCCAGGTAGTGGGACCGGCGTCAACCGGATGTGAGGGCCAAGCCCTCCTGCGGATACCATCGCAGTGACCACCGGTTTCGTCCGATGCGACAAAACCCCGGTCGACCGCAGAACCGCTTCAACCGTTCACCGTCAGGGAAGGGGGCCGCTCGCGTGAGTGTGCTCGACGAGATCATCGACGGAGTCCGTGCCGACCTCGCGGAGCGGCAGGCGCGCGTCAGCCTCGACGAGCTCAAGGAGCGCGCCGCGAAGGCTCAGCCTGCCAAGGACGGTGTCGCGGCCCTGCGCGGCGACGGCGTCAAGGTCATCTGCGAGGTCAAGCGCTCCAGCCCGTCCAAGGGCGCCCTCGCCGCGATCGCGGACCCCGCGGCCCTCGCCGCGGACTACGAGGCCGGCGGCGCGGCCGTCATCTCCGTGCTCACCGAACAGCGCCGCTTCGGCGGCTCGCTCGCCGACCTGGAGGCCGTCCGGGCCCGGGTCGACATCCCGGTGCTGCGCAAGGACTTCATCGTCACGTCGTACCAGCTGTGGGAGGCCCGGGCGTACGGGGCCGACCTCGCGCTGCTCATCGTGGCCGCCCTCGACCAGCCCGCCCTGGAGTCCCTCATCGAGCGCGCCGAGTCCATCGGGCTCACCCCGCTCGTCGAGGTGCACGACGAGGACGAGGTCGACCGGGCGGTGGACGCCGGGGCGAAGGTCATCGGCGTCAACGCGCGCAACCTCAAGGACCTCAAGGTCGACCGCGGCACCTTCGAGCGCATCGCACCCGAGATCCCCGCGCACATCGTGAAGATCGCCGAGTCCGGTGTCCGCGGGCCGCACGACCTCATCGCCTACGCCAACGCGGGCGCCGACGCCGTACTCGTCGGTGAGTCCCTGGTGACCGGCCGGGACCCGAAGACCGCCGTCTCCGACCTGGTCGCCGCGGGCGCGCACCCCGCGCTGCGGCACGGACGGGGCTGACACCCCCGATGCACGCCGACCGCCTCCTCGCCACGACCACCCGTCCGGGCTCCCGCCCGGACGGTGGTCCGGCAGGTGTGCGGTCCGCCGCCGCGGCGCCCTCGGTGGCCCGCGGCCCCTATGCCCGGCTCGCCCGCGGCTGCCGTCCGCGCGGCTGCCGGGCGCCCGCGCGGCGTGTGCACGGGCGGCGGGTGCGGTACGTCATCGGCGACGAGCCGGGCCAGGTGAACGGCATGCGATGGCGCCGGCGCGTGTCACCCGCGGTGAGCTGAACCGCGTCCAAGTGCTCCGCCGGAAGCCCGTTGATGAACCCGCGGGCCGGTGAGGGCTGGTCGCGCAGTTCCCCCGCGCCCCTGAAGGGGCGCTGCCTCATCGAAGGTGACGTGCGATCCCCGTGACCCCCCTTCCGACCAATCCCGGGGCCGACGCCCCAGCGAGGTAACCGCATGTCCAGCGAGTTCTTCATTCCCGACCCCGAAGGTCACGTTCCGAGCGCCGAGGGGTACTTCGGCGCGTTCGGCGGCAAGTTCATCCCGGAGGCGCTGGTCGCCGCCGTGGACGAGGTCGCCGTCGAGTACGACAAGGCCAAGTCCGACCCCGAGTTCGCCCGGGAACTGGACGACCTGCTCGTCCACTACACCGGCCGGCCCAGCTCCCTCACCGAGGTCAAGAGGTTCGCCGAGCACGCCGGTGGCGCCCGGGTCTTCCTGAAGCGGGAAGACCTCAACCACACCGGCTCCCACAAGATCAACAACGTGCTCGGCCAGGCCCTGCTCACCAAGCGCATGGGCAAGACGCGCGTGATCGCCGAGACCGGCGCCGGCCAGCACGGTGTCGCCACGGCCACCGCCTGCGCGCTGTTCGGCCTCGAATGCACCATCTACATGGGCGAGATCGACACCCGGCGCCAGGCCCTCAACGTGGCCCGGATGCGCATGCTGGGCGCCGAGGTCATCGCCGTGAAGTCCGGCAGCCGCACGCTGAAGGACGCCATCAACGAGGCCTTCCGCGACTGGGTCGCCAACGTCGACCGCACCCACTACCTGTTCGGCACGGTCGCCGGACCGCACCCCTTCCCGGCGATGGTCCGCGACTTCCACCGCGTCATCGGCGTCGAGGCCCGCCGCCAGATCCTGGAGCGCGCCGGCCGTCTCC is a genomic window of Streptomyces sp. NBC_00414 containing:
- the trpB gene encoding tryptophan synthase subunit beta, producing the protein MSSEFFIPDPEGHVPSAEGYFGAFGGKFIPEALVAAVDEVAVEYDKAKSDPEFARELDDLLVHYTGRPSSLTEVKRFAEHAGGARVFLKREDLNHTGSHKINNVLGQALLTKRMGKTRVIAETGAGQHGVATATACALFGLECTIYMGEIDTRRQALNVARMRMLGAEVIAVKSGSRTLKDAINEAFRDWVANVDRTHYLFGTVAGPHPFPAMVRDFHRVIGVEARRQILERAGRLPDAAIACVGGGSNAIGLFHAFIPDADVRLIGCEPAGHGIETGEHAATLTAGEPGILHGSRSYVLQDEEGQITEPYSISAGLDYPGIGPEHAYLKDSGRGEYRAVTDDAAMQALRLLSRTEGIIPAIESAHALAGALEVGKELGPNGLIVINLSGRGDKDMDTAARYFGLYDTEADAVVEADADSDTAEIEGDAK
- the trpC gene encoding indole-3-glycerol phosphate synthase TrpC, translated to MSVLDEIIDGVRADLAERQARVSLDELKERAAKAQPAKDGVAALRGDGVKVICEVKRSSPSKGALAAIADPAALAADYEAGGAAVISVLTEQRRFGGSLADLEAVRARVDIPVLRKDFIVTSYQLWEARAYGADLALLIVAALDQPALESLIERAESIGLTPLVEVHDEDEVDRAVDAGAKVIGVNARNLKDLKVDRGTFERIAPEIPAHIVKIAESGVRGPHDLIAYANAGADAVLVGESLVTGRDPKTAVSDLVAAGAHPALRHGRG
- the trpM gene encoding tryptophan biosynthesis modulator TrpM gives rise to the protein MHADRLLATTTRPGSRPDGGPAGVRSAAAAPSVARGPYARLARGCRPRGCRAPARRVHGRRVRYVIGDEPGQVNGMRWRRRVSPAVS
- a CDS encoding HGxxPAAW family protein; the protein is MAGSSHGHTPAAWTGVIIAIIGFCVSGAFMVMASPLGFWAGMVIVALGGVVGMAMRAAGLGQAKRTHPTHQVASAES
- a CDS encoding DUF2752 domain-containing protein, translated to MRRVNAESQRMTPAPGSATALRRLAVPGGILVAVAAAFAYVGTVDPNEPGHYPACPLLRYAGVYCPGCGGLRSAYAVVHGDLGTALGANAVAVIGYLVFAVLWTVWVVRTIRGRPTRVDPGTPLLWTLGALLLVFTVVRNLPFGGWLHP